A single genomic interval of Argopecten irradians isolate NY chromosome 8, Ai_NY, whole genome shotgun sequence harbors:
- the LOC138329512 gene encoding Fanconi anemia group E protein-like — MSLTTPQLIQKLPQSWWGLFGAMRLDHHHGDATETWYQSEAKSKYGGHSDWGELLAALTVKEPICYQNLTFKSRFVQLPSDIQCQFLRFVLRHREEIPLSELSDFCEDSQCHTDSESWQNVLLQMLATYIKVKQQESGLHLHQTPYRFTCGNQALAASFCERLKKSTQQCPWKKIPMKKIPEPDTQYQKMEICDDHPLLDRSHSPVQVCSIITPSVDSSLSVPGVDVITIVSDDDEESPVEMEVTELCTDPTEEEPIPRESNADTLLLAKGEKLKESWQSGSETSPEIDLFLVATPDQIQSVAAELKFCFLTDSEVLTASQSLTTLSSILSEAASVQFMASVVHPKIAALKQSASRQLLGVISLAAEHFPKSLIEGVFIRCLEQGLGSAQTDIFCKVIKTDLPDSARLQMVQKLTECTKPLDENIVYIYQTLIDTKVELSEVLMTGILKTLHSHSSGMEKNLKYGKLLLAIINKYGHQFTNGNINIMEKEVHKNGTFLKKALSAALNKLRK, encoded by the exons ATGTCCCTGACAACTCCACAGCTGATACAGAAGCTGCCTCAATCCTGGTGGGGTCTGTTTGGTGCTATGAGGCTGGACCATCACCATGGTGATGCTACCGAGACTTGGTACCAGTCTGAGGCTAAATCTAAATATGGTGGACATTCAGACTGGGGTGAACTCTTAGCAGCTCTAACTGTCAAGGAGCCCATTTGTTATCAGAATCTTACCTT CAAGTCAAGATTTGTTCAGCTCCCAAGTGatatacagtgtcagtttctCCGATTTGTTTTACGACATCGTGAAGAGATACCATTAAGTGAATTGTCAGATTTCTGTGAAGATAGCCAATGTCATACCGATTCAGAATCATGGCAAAATGTTCTACTACAGATGTTAGCTACTTACATTAAG GTAAAACAACAAGAGAGTGGCCTTCACCTCCATCAAACTCCATACAGATTCACCTGTGGGAACCAAGCTTTGGCTGCCTCCTTCTGTGAGAGGCTAAAGAAATCTACACAACAATGTCCGTGGAAAAAGATTCCAATGAAGAAAATTCCAG aacCAGACACTCAGTACCAGAAAATGGAGATCTGTGATGACCATCCATTGTTGGACAGATCCCATTCACCTGTACAGGTGTGCTCCATCATCACCCCTAGTGTGGACTCCTCCCTCTCAGTCCCAGGAGTAGATGTAATCACCATTGTcagtgatgatgatgaggaaTCCCCTGTGGAAATGGAGGTTACAGAGCTGTGTACTGATCCAACAGAGGAGGAACCAATACCTAGGGAAAGTAATGCAGATACATTGCTGCTG GCTAAAGGGGAGAAGTTGAAGGAAAGTTGGCAGAGTGGATCAGAGACATCGCCGGAGATAGACTTGTTTCTTGTAGCAACACCAGATCAG ATACAGTCAGTAGCAGCTGAATTGAAGTTTTGTTTCTTGACCGATAGTGAAGTTCTGACCGCCTCTCAGAGTTTGACCACTCTGTCCAGTATCCTTAGTGAAGCTGCGAGTGTCCAGTTTATGGCCAGTGTAGTCCACCCTAAG aTTGCTGCTCTGAAGCAGAGTGCATCACGCCAACTACtgggagttatctcccttgctgCAGAACACTTCCCCAAGAGTTTGATAGAAGGAGTGTTTATAAGGTGTTTAGAGCAAGGTCTAG GTTCAGCCCAGACTGATATTTTCTGTAAAGTCATCAAGACCGATCTCCCAGATTCTGCCCGCCTACAGATGGTTCA AAAGTTGACAGAGTGTACCAAGCCTCTGGACGAGAACATTGTCTACATCTATCAAACTCTCATAGATACAAAG gTGGAACTTTCTGAAGTTTTGATGACTGGTATATTGAAGACATTACACAGTCATTCCAGTGGAATGGAAAAGAATCTCAAGTATGGTAAACTGTTACTTGCCATTATCAACAAATATGGCCATCAG TTCACTAATGGGAACATCAATATCATGGAAAAGGAAGTTCATAAGAATGGGACGTTCTTGAAAAAGGCTCTCAGTGCAGCTCTCAATAAACTAAGGAAGtga